In Jejubacter calystegiae, the following are encoded in one genomic region:
- the ivy gene encoding Ivy family C-type lysozyme inhibitor has protein sequence MLKKTLAVALFLATGSAMAAESDLTVSQLATSQSTKAEFSKMVEGHTLPAWVTKGGTSTGTKEVQLGDNRYLVLESCKPHDCGSERIAVLYSPKLKRMMGLYSSVDEAKASEQLAWLNVGDAESIDGKTVLYAALTGSLENHPDAFNFK, from the coding sequence ATGTTAAAGAAAACACTCGCAGTAGCACTCTTTCTGGCAACGGGTAGCGCCATGGCGGCTGAAAGCGACCTGACGGTGAGTCAACTTGCCACTTCTCAGAGCACCAAAGCCGAATTTTCAAAGATGGTGGAAGGGCATACGTTGCCGGCATGGGTCACGAAAGGGGGAACCAGTACCGGAACCAAAGAGGTTCAACTGGGGGATAATCGTTACCTGGTGCTGGAATCCTGTAAACCACACGACTGCGGCAGCGAGCGCATTGCCGTGCTCTATTCGCCAAAGCTTAAGCGTATGATGGGGCTCTATTCCAGCGTTGATGAGGCGAAGGCGAGCGAACAGCTGGCGTGGCTGAATGTGGGCGATGCTGAATCCATTGACGGTAAAACCGTGCTTTATGCCGCGCTGACCGGCAGTCTGGAAAATCACCCCGACGCTTTTAACTTTAAATAA